A single genomic interval of Corylus avellana chromosome ca10, CavTom2PMs-1.0 harbors:
- the LOC132164256 gene encoding structural maintenance of chromosomes protein 4-like, protein MLVGFKPINVWFVDDDNKCYLEINYTFDIPKYDVSISTACAGLDYIVVETTSVAQRCVELLWRENLGVATFMILDSLELLD, encoded by the exons ATGCTTGTGGGTTTCAAGCCCATAAACGTGTGG TTTGTTGATGACGACAACAAGTGCTACTTGGAGATCAATTACACATTTGATATCC CAAAATATGATGTTTCGATATCAACGGCATGTGCTGGACTTGATTATATTGTAGTGGAAACAACCAGTGTAGCCCAAAGATGTGTTGAGCTACTCTGGAGGGAGAATCTTGGTGTTGCAACTTTCATGATATTG GATTCTTTGGAGCTCTTGGATTGA
- the LOC132164780 gene encoding heavy metal-associated isoprenylated plant protein 41-like has translation MKQKIVMKVQMNCLKCQSKALQVAAEANGVSFVGLGAQKDKVEVIGDGVDAPKLVKSLRKKVGHTELLTVEAVK, from the exons ATGAAG CAAAAGATTGTGATGAAGGTGCAGATGAATTGCCTAAAATGTCAGAGCAAGGCACTTCAGGTTGCAGCTGAAGCAAATG GGGTGAGCTTCGTGGGGTTAGGGGCGCAGAAAGATAAAGTGGAGGTGATTGGGGATGGAGTTGATGCTCCGAAGTTGGTGAAAAGTCTGAGGAAGAAGGTTGGCCACACTGAGCTCCTCACCGTAGAAGCTGTGAAATGA
- the LOC132162858 gene encoding cysteine-rich repeat secretory protein 38-like: MLASKHVALSLLFFCLSLHLANCALPLHHFCFSHEDYTANSPYASNMKGLLNLLSTKVPPTGFGLCSTGESQNKISGLALCRGDVSSTNCKTCVVDAGKELRSRCAYRKGAIIWYDNCLLKYSNIDFFGEIDNKNKFYMCNVQDVDNPTSFNPKAKDLLSILSYKASDIPKVYAAGELELGSSLKLYGLAQCTRDLSGVDCMRCLYGVISELPNCCNGKRGGRVVGGSCNVRYELYPFVDGA, translated from the coding sequence ATGTTGGCCTCAAAACATGTTGCTTTGAGCTTACTATTTTTTTGCCTCTCCCTCCACTTGGCAAATTGTGCTCTTCCCTTGCACCATTTCTGCTTTAGCCATGAAGACTACACTGCCAATAGCCCTTATGCTTCGAACATGAAAGGGTTGCTCAATCTTTTGTCCACAAAAGTTCCTCCAACCGGGTTTGGGCTCTGCTCAACGGGCGAATCGCAAAACAAAATAAGTGGTCTTGCCTTATGCCGAGGTGATGTCTCAAGCACAAACTGTAAGACCTGCGTTGTTGATGCAGGCAAAGAGCTTCGCAGCCGCTGTGCTTACAGAAAAGGAGCAATAATATGGTACGACAACTGCCTCCTAAAGTATTCCAACATAGATTTCTTTGGAGAaattgataacaaaaacaagttCTACATGTGTAACGTCCAAGATGTTGACAATCCCACATCGTTTAATCCAAAAGCTAAGGATTTGTTAAGCATATTATCCTACAAAGCTTCTGATATTCCAAAGGTGTATGCTGCTGGGGAGCTAGAGCTTGGTTCATCACTAAAACTATATGGCTTGGCTCAATGCACTCGGGATCTTTCTGGTGTTGATTGTATGAGGTGTCTTTATGGTGTGATTAGTGAACTTCCCAACTGTTGCAATGGAAAACGCGGTGGTCGAGTTGTGGGTGGGAGTTGTAATGTTAGATATGAACTTTACCCCTTTGTTGATGGAGCCTAG
- the LOC132164710 gene encoding heavy metal-associated isoprenylated plant protein 41-like, producing MKQKIVMKVQMNCLKCQSKALQVAAEANGVSFVGLGAQKDKVEVIGDGVDAPKLVKSLRKKVGHTELLTVEAVK from the exons ATGAAG CAAAAGATTGTGATGAAGGTGCAGATGAATTGCCTAAAATGTCAGAGCAAGGCACTCCAGGTTGCAGCTGAAGCAAATG GGGTGAGCTTTGTGGGGTTAGGGGCGCAGAAAGATAAAGTGGAGGTGATTGGGGATGGAGTTGATGCTCCAAAGTTGGTGAAAAGTCTGAGGAAGAAGGTTGGCCACACTGAGCTCCTCACCGTAGAAGCTGTGAAATGA